In Phyllopteryx taeniolatus isolate TA_2022b chromosome 8, UOR_Ptae_1.2, whole genome shotgun sequence, one genomic interval encodes:
- the c8h19orf47 gene encoding uncharacterized protein C19orf47 homolog isoform X5, which yields MCKMATEAISSGQTSVKAELRRTANTPTRMIANALSHDSPPATPVRRPDNCLSVTVSNVQASKGNKAVVSQPADEGNVLSAAKHRRVTAEMEGKYIINMPKGTTPRTRRILAQQAKKGLKRTSVFARLGAESKADPAINTNKPTGVFSRLDRADEVGAELRKMTVTGQEEDSDGEGSVLQYAGVLKKLLPPLRSEPPKKTAPTTLRRLGGKFKHPTPDTPTPSSSSNGIPPPKISVLQRLGKLQPAASSTVSPPPADTQDNRVTSTRPRAKQKVSTASCKVSSSTGVCVGAADCAGAQMDCKAVSVFKRLGSKNK from the exons ATGTGCAAAATGGCCACAGAAGCCATCTCCTCAGGACAGACCAGTGTGAAAGCAGAGCTCAGAAGAACTGCCAACACTC CTACTCGTATGATAGCCAACGCTTTGAGCCATGACTCCCCACCAGCCACTCCAGTGCGTCGCCCCGACAACTGCCTATCTGTCACAGTATCCAATGTGCAAGCAAGCAAGGGTAACAAAGCAG TTGTCAGTCAGCCAGCAGACGAAGGGAACGTGTTGTCAGCCGCGAAGCACCGGCGTGTGACAGCGGAGATGGAAGGCAAGTACATCATCAACATGCCCAAAGGCACCACGCCACGCACACGCCGCATCCTGGCCCAGCAGGCCAAGAAAG GTTTGAAGCGCACATCAGTGTTTGCGAGACTTGGAGCCGAATCAAAGGCAGACCCAGCAATCAACACAAATAAG CCCACCGGCGTCTTCAGCCGTCTGGACCGAGCAGACGAAGTGGGGGCGGAGCTGAGGAAGATGACGGTGACCGGGCAGGAAGAAGACAGCGACGGCGAAGGCTCCGTCCTCCAGTACGCCGGCGTCCTCAAAAAGCTGCTGCCCCCCCTGAGGAGCGAGCCTCCCAAAAAAACGGCCCCCACCACCCTGCGGCGCCTGGGTGGCAAATTCAAACATCCGACGCCCGACACGCCTactccttcctcttcctccaatGGTATCCCCCCGCCTAAAATCAGCGTGCTTCAGAGACTGGGTAAGCTCCAGCCCGCCGCCTCCTCTACAGTGTCCCCCCCACCTGCTGATACGCAAGACAACAGAGTGACGAGCACTCGGCCCAGGGCCAAGCAGAAAGTAAGCACGGCGAGCTGCAAAGTCAGCAGCAGCACAGGAGTCTGCGTTGGAGCGGCGGACTGTGCAGGCGCCCAGATGGACTGCAAGGCTGTCAGTGTTTTTAAAAGGCTTGGCAGCAAAAACAAGTAA
- the c8h19orf47 gene encoding uncharacterized protein C19orf47 homolog isoform X3 — translation MASVTTATSEWIQFFKDAGIPAGLAVTYAVSFVDNRIQKNMLMDLSKDIMMDLGITVVGDIIAILKHAKLVHRQDMCKMATEAISSGQTSVKAELRRTANTPATRMIANALSHDSPPATPVRRPDNCLSVTVSNVQASKGNKAVVSQPADEGNVLSAAKHRRVTAEMEGLKRTSVFARLGAESKADPAINTNKPTGVFSRLDRADEVGAELRKMTVTGQEEDSDGEGSVLQYAGVLKKLLPPLRSEPPKKTAPTTLRRLGGKFKHPTPDTPTPSSSSNGIPPPKISVLQRLGKLQPAASSTVSPPPADTQDNRVTSTRPRAKQKVSTASCKVSSSTGVCVGAADCAGAQMDCKAVSVFKRLGSKNK, via the exons CCACTTCAGAGTGGATCCAGTTTTTCAAGGATGCTGGCATCCCAGCCGGCCTGGCCGTCACCTATGCAGTTTCATTTGTGGACAACAG AATTCAGAAGAACATGCTGATGGACCTGAGCAAAGACATCATGATGGACCTCGGCATCAcggttgttggtgacataattgCCATTCTCAAACACGCCAAGCTCGTCCACAGGCAG GACATGTGCAAAATGGCCACAGAAGCCATCTCCTCAGGACAGACCAGTGTGAAAGCAGAGCTCAGAAGAACTGCCAACACTC CAGCTACTCGTATGATAGCCAACGCTTTGAGCCATGACTCCCCACCAGCCACTCCAGTGCGTCGCCCCGACAACTGCCTATCTGTCACAGTATCCAATGTGCAAGCAAGCAAGGGTAACAAAGCAG TTGTCAGTCAGCCAGCAGACGAAGGGAACGTGTTGTCAGCCGCGAAGCACCGGCGTGTGACAGCGGAGATGGAAG GTTTGAAGCGCACATCAGTGTTTGCGAGACTTGGAGCCGAATCAAAGGCAGACCCAGCAATCAACACAAATAAG CCCACCGGCGTCTTCAGCCGTCTGGACCGAGCAGACGAAGTGGGGGCGGAGCTGAGGAAGATGACGGTGACCGGGCAGGAAGAAGACAGCGACGGCGAAGGCTCCGTCCTCCAGTACGCCGGCGTCCTCAAAAAGCTGCTGCCCCCCCTGAGGAGCGAGCCTCCCAAAAAAACGGCCCCCACCACCCTGCGGCGCCTGGGTGGCAAATTCAAACATCCGACGCCCGACACGCCTactccttcctcttcctccaatGGTATCCCCCCGCCTAAAATCAGCGTGCTTCAGAGACTGGGTAAGCTCCAGCCCGCCGCCTCCTCTACAGTGTCCCCCCCACCTGCTGATACGCAAGACAACAGAGTGACGAGCACTCGGCCCAGGGCCAAGCAGAAAGTAAGCACGGCGAGCTGCAAAGTCAGCAGCAGCACAGGAGTCTGCGTTGGAGCGGCGGACTGTGCAGGCGCCCAGATGGACTGCAAGGCTGTCAGTGTTTTTAAAAGGCTTGGCAGCAAAAACAAGTAA
- the c8h19orf47 gene encoding uncharacterized protein C19orf47 homolog isoform X4, with product MCKMATEAISSGQTSVKAELRRTANTPATRMIANALSHDSPPATPVRRPDNCLSVTVSNVQASKGNKAVVSQPADEGNVLSAAKHRRVTAEMEGKYIINMPKGTTPRTRRILAQQAKKGLKRTSVFARLGAESKADPAINTNKPTGVFSRLDRADEVGAELRKMTVTGQEEDSDGEGSVLQYAGVLKKLLPPLRSEPPKKTAPTTLRRLGGKFKHPTPDTPTPSSSSNGIPPPKISVLQRLGKLQPAASSTVSPPPADTQDNRVTSTRPRAKQKVSTASCKVSSSTGVCVGAADCAGAQMDCKAVSVFKRLGSKNK from the exons ATGTGCAAAATGGCCACAGAAGCCATCTCCTCAGGACAGACCAGTGTGAAAGCAGAGCTCAGAAGAACTGCCAACACTC CAGCTACTCGTATGATAGCCAACGCTTTGAGCCATGACTCCCCACCAGCCACTCCAGTGCGTCGCCCCGACAACTGCCTATCTGTCACAGTATCCAATGTGCAAGCAAGCAAGGGTAACAAAGCAG TTGTCAGTCAGCCAGCAGACGAAGGGAACGTGTTGTCAGCCGCGAAGCACCGGCGTGTGACAGCGGAGATGGAAGGCAAGTACATCATCAACATGCCCAAAGGCACCACGCCACGCACACGCCGCATCCTGGCCCAGCAGGCCAAGAAAG GTTTGAAGCGCACATCAGTGTTTGCGAGACTTGGAGCCGAATCAAAGGCAGACCCAGCAATCAACACAAATAAG CCCACCGGCGTCTTCAGCCGTCTGGACCGAGCAGACGAAGTGGGGGCGGAGCTGAGGAAGATGACGGTGACCGGGCAGGAAGAAGACAGCGACGGCGAAGGCTCCGTCCTCCAGTACGCCGGCGTCCTCAAAAAGCTGCTGCCCCCCCTGAGGAGCGAGCCTCCCAAAAAAACGGCCCCCACCACCCTGCGGCGCCTGGGTGGCAAATTCAAACATCCGACGCCCGACACGCCTactccttcctcttcctccaatGGTATCCCCCCGCCTAAAATCAGCGTGCTTCAGAGACTGGGTAAGCTCCAGCCCGCCGCCTCCTCTACAGTGTCCCCCCCACCTGCTGATACGCAAGACAACAGAGTGACGAGCACTCGGCCCAGGGCCAAGCAGAAAGTAAGCACGGCGAGCTGCAAAGTCAGCAGCAGCACAGGAGTCTGCGTTGGAGCGGCGGACTGTGCAGGCGCCCAGATGGACTGCAAGGCTGTCAGTGTTTTTAAAAGGCTTGGCAGCAAAAACAAGTAA
- the c8h19orf47 gene encoding uncharacterized protein C19orf47 homolog isoform X2, giving the protein MASVTTATSEWIQFFKDAGIPAGLAVTYAVSFVDNRIQKNMLMDLSKDIMMDLGITVVGDIIAILKHAKLVHRQDMCKMATEAISSGQTSVKAELRRTANTPTRMIANALSHDSPPATPVRRPDNCLSVTVSNVQASKGNKAVVSQPADEGNVLSAAKHRRVTAEMEGKYIINMPKGTTPRTRRILAQQAKKGLKRTSVFARLGAESKADPAINTNKPTGVFSRLDRADEVGAELRKMTVTGQEEDSDGEGSVLQYAGVLKKLLPPLRSEPPKKTAPTTLRRLGGKFKHPTPDTPTPSSSSNGIPPPKISVLQRLGKLQPAASSTVSPPPADTQDNRVTSTRPRAKQKVSTASCKVSSSTGVCVGAADCAGAQMDCKAVSVFKRLGSKNK; this is encoded by the exons CCACTTCAGAGTGGATCCAGTTTTTCAAGGATGCTGGCATCCCAGCCGGCCTGGCCGTCACCTATGCAGTTTCATTTGTGGACAACAG AATTCAGAAGAACATGCTGATGGACCTGAGCAAAGACATCATGATGGACCTCGGCATCAcggttgttggtgacataattgCCATTCTCAAACACGCCAAGCTCGTCCACAGGCAG GACATGTGCAAAATGGCCACAGAAGCCATCTCCTCAGGACAGACCAGTGTGAAAGCAGAGCTCAGAAGAACTGCCAACACTC CTACTCGTATGATAGCCAACGCTTTGAGCCATGACTCCCCACCAGCCACTCCAGTGCGTCGCCCCGACAACTGCCTATCTGTCACAGTATCCAATGTGCAAGCAAGCAAGGGTAACAAAGCAG TTGTCAGTCAGCCAGCAGACGAAGGGAACGTGTTGTCAGCCGCGAAGCACCGGCGTGTGACAGCGGAGATGGAAGGCAAGTACATCATCAACATGCCCAAAGGCACCACGCCACGCACACGCCGCATCCTGGCCCAGCAGGCCAAGAAAG GTTTGAAGCGCACATCAGTGTTTGCGAGACTTGGAGCCGAATCAAAGGCAGACCCAGCAATCAACACAAATAAG CCCACCGGCGTCTTCAGCCGTCTGGACCGAGCAGACGAAGTGGGGGCGGAGCTGAGGAAGATGACGGTGACCGGGCAGGAAGAAGACAGCGACGGCGAAGGCTCCGTCCTCCAGTACGCCGGCGTCCTCAAAAAGCTGCTGCCCCCCCTGAGGAGCGAGCCTCCCAAAAAAACGGCCCCCACCACCCTGCGGCGCCTGGGTGGCAAATTCAAACATCCGACGCCCGACACGCCTactccttcctcttcctccaatGGTATCCCCCCGCCTAAAATCAGCGTGCTTCAGAGACTGGGTAAGCTCCAGCCCGCCGCCTCCTCTACAGTGTCCCCCCCACCTGCTGATACGCAAGACAACAGAGTGACGAGCACTCGGCCCAGGGCCAAGCAGAAAGTAAGCACGGCGAGCTGCAAAGTCAGCAGCAGCACAGGAGTCTGCGTTGGAGCGGCGGACTGTGCAGGCGCCCAGATGGACTGCAAGGCTGTCAGTGTTTTTAAAAGGCTTGGCAGCAAAAACAAGTAA
- the c8h19orf47 gene encoding uncharacterized protein C19orf47 homolog isoform X1, translating into MASVTTATSEWIQFFKDAGIPAGLAVTYAVSFVDNRIQKNMLMDLSKDIMMDLGITVVGDIIAILKHAKLVHRQDMCKMATEAISSGQTSVKAELRRTANTPATRMIANALSHDSPPATPVRRPDNCLSVTVSNVQASKGNKAVVSQPADEGNVLSAAKHRRVTAEMEGKYIINMPKGTTPRTRRILAQQAKKGLKRTSVFARLGAESKADPAINTNKPTGVFSRLDRADEVGAELRKMTVTGQEEDSDGEGSVLQYAGVLKKLLPPLRSEPPKKTAPTTLRRLGGKFKHPTPDTPTPSSSSNGIPPPKISVLQRLGKLQPAASSTVSPPPADTQDNRVTSTRPRAKQKVSTASCKVSSSTGVCVGAADCAGAQMDCKAVSVFKRLGSKNK; encoded by the exons CCACTTCAGAGTGGATCCAGTTTTTCAAGGATGCTGGCATCCCAGCCGGCCTGGCCGTCACCTATGCAGTTTCATTTGTGGACAACAG AATTCAGAAGAACATGCTGATGGACCTGAGCAAAGACATCATGATGGACCTCGGCATCAcggttgttggtgacataattgCCATTCTCAAACACGCCAAGCTCGTCCACAGGCAG GACATGTGCAAAATGGCCACAGAAGCCATCTCCTCAGGACAGACCAGTGTGAAAGCAGAGCTCAGAAGAACTGCCAACACTC CAGCTACTCGTATGATAGCCAACGCTTTGAGCCATGACTCCCCACCAGCCACTCCAGTGCGTCGCCCCGACAACTGCCTATCTGTCACAGTATCCAATGTGCAAGCAAGCAAGGGTAACAAAGCAG TTGTCAGTCAGCCAGCAGACGAAGGGAACGTGTTGTCAGCCGCGAAGCACCGGCGTGTGACAGCGGAGATGGAAGGCAAGTACATCATCAACATGCCCAAAGGCACCACGCCACGCACACGCCGCATCCTGGCCCAGCAGGCCAAGAAAG GTTTGAAGCGCACATCAGTGTTTGCGAGACTTGGAGCCGAATCAAAGGCAGACCCAGCAATCAACACAAATAAG CCCACCGGCGTCTTCAGCCGTCTGGACCGAGCAGACGAAGTGGGGGCGGAGCTGAGGAAGATGACGGTGACCGGGCAGGAAGAAGACAGCGACGGCGAAGGCTCCGTCCTCCAGTACGCCGGCGTCCTCAAAAAGCTGCTGCCCCCCCTGAGGAGCGAGCCTCCCAAAAAAACGGCCCCCACCACCCTGCGGCGCCTGGGTGGCAAATTCAAACATCCGACGCCCGACACGCCTactccttcctcttcctccaatGGTATCCCCCCGCCTAAAATCAGCGTGCTTCAGAGACTGGGTAAGCTCCAGCCCGCCGCCTCCTCTACAGTGTCCCCCCCACCTGCTGATACGCAAGACAACAGAGTGACGAGCACTCGGCCCAGGGCCAAGCAGAAAGTAAGCACGGCGAGCTGCAAAGTCAGCAGCAGCACAGGAGTCTGCGTTGGAGCGGCGGACTGTGCAGGCGCCCAGATGGACTGCAAGGCTGTCAGTGTTTTTAAAAGGCTTGGCAGCAAAAACAAGTAA